In Microbacterium esteraromaticum, the following proteins share a genomic window:
- a CDS encoding DUF3159 domain-containing protein, whose translation MIGAALGGAARRAGLTSQTEESTQTIVWSAMGGWRGIVESVLPSLAFVILFTIQPEPLLLSLGMSVGIAAVFTIIRLVQKSPPSAAVGGLVAAAAAAGLALWTGRGADNFVPGLITNALYGTVMVVAALVGWSIIGLAVGFLMGEGTAWRSDRRKRRAFFWLGLAWGALFLLRLAVQLPLYLTDQVTLLGTLKLVMGLPLFAPMVAVTWLVVRALYRRAG comes from the coding sequence ATGATCGGGGCGGCTCTAGGCGGCGCTGCGCGCAGGGCCGGCCTCACGTCCCAGACCGAGGAGAGTACCCAGACGATCGTCTGGAGTGCGATGGGCGGCTGGCGCGGGATCGTCGAGTCGGTCCTCCCCAGCCTCGCCTTCGTCATCCTCTTCACCATTCAGCCCGAGCCTCTGCTGCTCTCGCTCGGCATGTCGGTCGGCATCGCGGCGGTCTTCACCATCATCCGCCTCGTGCAGAAGTCGCCCCCGTCGGCTGCCGTCGGCGGACTGGTCGCGGCCGCAGCGGCCGCCGGACTCGCACTGTGGACGGGGCGAGGCGCCGACAACTTCGTTCCCGGTCTGATCACCAATGCCCTGTACGGCACGGTGATGGTCGTCGCCGCGCTCGTCGGCTGGTCGATCATCGGCCTCGCCGTCGGCTTCCTGATGGGGGAGGGCACGGCCTGGAGGTCGGACCGCCGCAAGCGCAGGGCGTTCTTCTGGCTCGGGCTGGCCTGGGGAGCCCTCTTCCTGCTGCGGCTCGCGGTGCAGCTGCCCCTGTACCTCACCGATCAGGTGACGCTTCTGGGCACGCTCAAGCTCGTCATGGGACTGCCGCTGTTTGCGCCGATGGTCGCCGTCACCTGGCTCGTAGTACGAGCGCTCTACCGACGCGCCGGGTAG
- a CDS encoding DUF3710 domain-containing protein → MTEEIEPTLKSAPADRATAGPFDDSEANPVRPYIDLGGIKVLPREGLNLRLEVEEQSKRIVAVGLDYAGSSLQVQPFAAPRTRGLWDETRVQLRDQIRTQGGRVEEREGPLGKELLAEVPATAAEGSGMRLARFVGVDGPRWFLRGVIGGDAASDPTAAEQVEDLFRSIVVVRGGSPMPPRDLIPLKMPSTPGSA, encoded by the coding sequence ATGACTGAAGAGATCGAACCCACGCTGAAGTCCGCACCGGCCGATCGTGCGACCGCTGGCCCGTTCGACGACAGCGAGGCGAACCCGGTCCGTCCGTACATCGACCTCGGCGGCATCAAGGTGCTGCCCCGCGAGGGGCTGAACCTGCGGCTCGAAGTCGAGGAGCAGAGCAAGAGGATCGTGGCCGTCGGCCTCGACTATGCGGGCTCCTCGCTGCAGGTGCAGCCCTTCGCGGCACCGCGCACCCGCGGCCTGTGGGACGAGACCCGTGTGCAGCTGCGCGATCAGATCCGCACCCAGGGCGGCCGCGTCGAAGAGCGCGAGGGCCCCCTGGGCAAGGAGCTGCTGGCCGAGGTGCCGGCGACGGCCGCTGAGGGCTCGGGAATGCGCCTCGCCCGGTTCGTCGGAGTCGACGGACCGCGATGGTTCCTGCGCGGCGTGATCGGCGGCGATGCGGCATCCGACCCCACCGCGGCCGAGCAGGTCGAGGATCTGTTCCGCTCCATCGTCGTGGTGCGCGGCGGCTCGCCGATGCCCCCGCGTGACCTCATCCCGCTCAAGATGCCCTCCACGCCGGGTTCGGCGTGA
- the dut gene encoding dUTP diphosphatase, producing MTHSVAVPIISANVPFYAHPGDAGADLVSTEAVRLAPGERALLGTGVRIALPEGFAAFVVPRSGLAAKHGITVVNSPGTVDAGYRGEIKVSLLNTDSAEAYDVAVGDRIAQLIVMPVVQARFEPVDELPESVRGDGGFGSTGYTQGKSE from the coding sequence GTGACTCATTCCGTTGCCGTTCCCATTATCTCCGCGAACGTCCCGTTCTACGCGCACCCCGGTGACGCCGGGGCAGATCTCGTGTCGACCGAGGCCGTGCGTCTCGCGCCAGGCGAGCGCGCGCTGCTCGGCACCGGCGTGCGGATCGCGCTGCCCGAGGGGTTCGCGGCATTCGTCGTGCCGCGCAGCGGGCTCGCAGCCAAGCACGGGATCACGGTCGTGAACTCGCCGGGTACGGTCGATGCGGGCTATCGGGGCGAGATCAAGGTGAGCCTGCTGAACACCGACAGCGCGGAAGCGTACGATGTGGCGGTCGGTGACCGGATCGCACAGCTGATCGTGATGCCCGTCGTGCAGGCCCGTTTCGAGCCGGTCGACGAGCTGCCCGAGAGCGTCCGCGGCGACGGCGGCTTCGGGTCCACCGGCTACACCCAGGGAAAGAGCGAATGA
- a CDS encoding DUF3093 domain-containing protein gives MRLMQNTRPDTRETYRERLAPGLWLLVTIALAGPMVSLVLTPLDPSLALVVGGAVSLALVTLSVALSPRIRVADGVLHAGRAHVDARWLGDAEHFSGEDARARRTHAIDKDGWNLLRGGIDGVVVVPITDPDDPVKSWTISSRTPDRLAAAIRTACAESR, from the coding sequence ATGAGGCTAATGCAGAACACGCGCCCCGATACCCGTGAGACCTACCGCGAGCGACTGGCCCCCGGGCTGTGGCTCCTGGTCACGATCGCCCTCGCCGGGCCGATGGTCTCACTCGTGCTGACCCCGCTCGATCCGAGCCTCGCACTGGTCGTCGGCGGCGCGGTGTCGCTCGCGCTGGTGACTCTGAGCGTGGCCCTGTCGCCGAGGATCCGCGTCGCCGACGGAGTGCTGCACGCGGGCCGCGCGCACGTAGATGCCCGCTGGCTCGGCGACGCTGAGCACTTCTCGGGCGAAGACGCGAGGGCGCGTCGAACCCACGCGATCGATAAGGACGGGTGGAATCTTCTGCGGGGAGGCATCGACGGCGTGGTCGTGGTTCCGATCACGGATCCGGACGACCCGGTGAAGAGCTGGACCATCTCATCGCGTACTCCCGACCGTCTCGCTGCCGCGATTCGGACAGCTTGCGCGGAGAGTCGCTGA
- a CDS encoding DUF4193 domain-containing protein, with protein sequence MATDYDAPRKSEDDSESIEALKERVPSTQSGAGDVEDSDNPTGFELPGADLSDMELDVVVLPAQQDEFTCMSCFLVKHRSQLDHDGADGPICKECAA encoded by the coding sequence ATGGCAACCGATTACGACGCCCCTCGCAAGAGCGAAGACGACTCCGAGTCGATCGAAGCCCTCAAGGAGCGCGTGCCGAGCACCCAGTCCGGCGCCGGCGACGTCGAGGACTCCGACAACCCCACGGGTTTCGAGCTCCCCGGCGCTGACCTCTCCGACATGGAGCTCGATGTCGTCGTGCTGCCCGCGCAGCAGGACGAGTTCACCTGCATGAGCTGCTTCCTCGTGAAGCACCGCTCGCAGCTCGACCACGACGGCGCGGACGGCCCCATCTGCAAGGAATGCGCCGCCTGA